Proteins found in one Hippopotamus amphibius kiboko isolate mHipAmp2 chromosome 12, mHipAmp2.hap2, whole genome shotgun sequence genomic segment:
- the FKBP11 gene encoding peptidyl-prolyl cis-trans isomerase FKBP11 isoform X3: MTLRASLLPLRLLLLLLLSGAACRAEAGFETESPVRTLQVETLVEPPEPCAEPAAFGDTLHIHYSGSLVDGRIFDTSLTRDPLVIELGQKQVIPGLEQSLLDMCVGEKRRVIIPSHLAYGKRGFPPSIPVGMASHHISTVPFSLHQGRDGEDDHSQVIQNKIKNNF; this comes from the exons ATGACCCTGCGCGCCTCGCTTCTCCCGCtccggctgctgctgctgctgctgctgagcgGGGCGGCgtgccgggctgaggctgggttCGAAACCGAAAGTCCCGTCCGGACCCTCCAAGTGGAGACCCTG GTGGAGCCCCCGGAACCGTGTGCTGAGCCTGCTGCCTTTGGAGACACACTTCACATACACTACTCG GGCAGCTTGGTAGATGGACGCATCTTTGACACGTCTCTGACCAGAGACCCTCTGGTTATAGAACTTGGCCAAAAGCAGGTGATACCAG GTCTGGAGCAGAGCCTTCTAGACATGTGTGTAGG AGAGAAGCGAAGGGTAATCATTCCTTCTCACTTGGCCTATGGAAAACGGGGATTTCCACCGTCTATCCCAG TTGGCATGGCTTCTCACCACATCTCCACTGTTCCTTTCAGCCTCCACCAGGGAAGAGATGGCGAAGATGATCATAGTCAAGtgattcaaaacaaaataaaaaacaacttttaa
- the FKBP11 gene encoding peptidyl-prolyl cis-trans isomerase FKBP11 isoform X2: protein MTLRASLLPLRLLLLLLLSGAACRAEAGFETESPVRTLQVETLGSLVDGRIFDTSLTRDPLVIELGQKQVIPGLEQSLLDMCVGEKRRVIIPSHLAYGKRGFPPSIPADAELHFDVELIALIRANYWQKLVKGILPLVGMAMVPTLLGLIGYHLYKKASRPKVSKKKLKEEKRNKSKKK from the exons ATGACCCTGCGCGCCTCGCTTCTCCCGCtccggctgctgctgctgctgctgctgagcgGGGCGGCgtgccgggctgaggctgggttCGAAACCGAAAGTCCCGTCCGGACCCTCCAAGTGGAGACCCTG GGCAGCTTGGTAGATGGACGCATCTTTGACACGTCTCTGACCAGAGACCCTCTGGTTATAGAACTTGGCCAAAAGCAGGTGATACCAG GTCTGGAGCAGAGCCTTCTAGACATGTGTGTAGG AGAGAAGCGAAGGGTAATCATTCCTTCTCACTTGGCCTATGGAAAACGGGGATTTCCACCGTCTATCCCAG CGGATGCAGAGCTGCATTTTGATGTGGAGCTGATTGCACTGATCCGAGCTAACTACTGGCAAAAGCTGGTGAAGGGCATTTTGCCTCTAGTAGGCATGGCCATGGTGCCAACCCTTCTGGGCCTCATTGGGTATCACCTGTACAAAAAGGCCAGCAGACCTAAAGTCTCCAAAAAGAAGCTCAAGGAAGAGAAACGaaacaagagcaaaaagaaataa
- the CCDC65 gene encoding dynein regulatory complex subunit 2 isoform X2 — protein sequence MSKKEKKAKMPLSDEEQLLLFQQKLLAEEEMVKKKERLLNQFLKSLAKDLSEAEEQYAHALRSHLHNIDQLLALQRCRLNLLEENYNMELETLTKEFETERKTILDQHEKEIHYLQDVFMAMEQNYIDSEYESKLEFQSMWDDLKNKNLEEKHFLRLQLENIVEDLWRRFQDALKNYTDATEDRKIAFETLKVKDEKSSKEIEAQMKKIQRLQDSILILKGKIMVHSRETEEQNQDLRDDKELVLVQLRKLKAQRVQARAISQENLVKLTLQSNATLKALRKIVDKGEKILKLAEICRKFETEEEKVLPFYSSVLTPEEQEEIEKTDPKEFNEELGKVIMDYIGMENFWKRYNKVKLEQLSLQHRRVQLLEINEKLREMLKQYLDGISVSDEVLSQLNPLFIVNHRSNLTQPPSMPTAQPGDKKPPTTYNTIEAAHVISHIL from the exons ATgtctaagaaagagaaaaaggccaAGATGCCCCTGTCGGATGAGGAGCAGCTGCTTCTGTTTCAGCAGAAATTGCTGGCAGAGGAGGAGATGgtcaagaagaaagagaggctCCTGAACCAGTTCTTGAAG TCTTTAGCAAAGGACCTGTCAGAAGCCGAGGAGCAGTATGCCCATGCCCTGCGCAGCCACTTGCATAACATCGACCAGCTCTTGGCCCTGCAGAGATGCCGGCTcaacctcctagaggaaaattACAACATGGAACTGGAGACCCTAACCAAGGAGTTTGAGACAGAAAG GAAGACAATTCTTGACCAACATGAAAAAGAGATTCACTACCTACAAGATGTCTTTATGGCCATGGAGCAGAACTACATAGATTCTGAGTATGAAAGCAAGCTGGAGTTCCAGAGCATGTGGGACGATCTCAAAAACAAG AATTTAGAAGAGAAGCACTTTCTAAGACTGCAACTGGAGAATATAGTAGAAGATCTGTGGAGAAGATTCCAGGATGCACTCAAGAATTACACTGATGCCACAGAGGATCGAAAGATTGCCTTCGAGACTTTAAAGGTGAAGGACGAGAAGAGCTCCAAAGAGATTGAAGCCcagatgaaaaaaatacagagactACAG GATTCcatacttattttaaaaggcaagatCATGGTGCACAGCCGCGAGACTGAAGAACAGAACCAGGACCTTCGTGACGACAAGGAGTTGGTCCTGGTACAGCTGCGAAAACTTAAGGCCCAGAGGGTTCAGGCCCGGGCAATATCACAGGAGAACTTAGTCAAACTCACTCTGCAAAGTAATGCCACCCTCAAGGCCCTGAGGAAGATTGTCGACAAG GGTGAAAAGATCCTTAAACTTGCTGAAATATGTAGGAAATttgaaacagaggaagaaaaagtgcTGCCTTTTTATTCATCAGTATTGACTCCAGAGGAACAGGAGGAGATAGAGAAAACTGACCCAAAAGAGTTTAATGAGGAGTTGGGAAAG GTGATAATGGACTATATAGGGATGGAGAATTTCTGGAaaaggtacaacaaagtgaaactgGAGCAACTGAGCCTTCAACACAGACGTGTCCAGTTGTTAGAAATCAATGAGAAGCTGCGGGAGATGCTCAAGCAGTACTTGGATGGCATCTCAGTGAGTGATGAAGTGCTGAGCCAGCTCAACCCACTCTTCATCGTCAATCATCGCAGCAACTTAACCCAGCCCCCGTCCATGCCTACAGCCCAGCCAGGTGACAAAAAACCTCCAACCACTTACAACACCATTGAAGCAGCCCATGTGATCTCCCACATCCTGTGA
- the CCDC65 gene encoding dynein regulatory complex subunit 2 isoform X1, producing the protein MSKKEKKAKMPLSDEEQLLLFQQKLLAEEEMVKKKERLLNQFLKDKLAKEEHNSALNLNKINTQWRTVLREVKTRELHKDIEILSQTFERVVDCKDSVIKSLAKDLSEAEEQYAHALRSHLHNIDQLLALQRCRLNLLEENYNMELETLTKEFETERKTILDQHEKEIHYLQDVFMAMEQNYIDSEYESKLEFQSMWDDLKNKNLEEKHFLRLQLENIVEDLWRRFQDALKNYTDATEDRKIAFETLKVKDEKSSKEIEAQMKKIQRLQDSILILKGKIMVHSRETEEQNQDLRDDKELVLVQLRKLKAQRVQARAISQENLVKLTLQSNATLKALRKIVDKGEKILKLAEICRKFETEEEKVLPFYSSVLTPEEQEEIEKTDPKEFNEELGKVIMDYIGMENFWKRYNKVKLEQLSLQHRRVQLLEINEKLREMLKQYLDGISVSDEVLSQLNPLFIVNHRSNLTQPPSMPTAQPGDKKPPTTYNTIEAAHVISHIL; encoded by the exons ATgtctaagaaagagaaaaaggccaAGATGCCCCTGTCGGATGAGGAGCAGCTGCTTCTGTTTCAGCAGAAATTGCTGGCAGAGGAGGAGATGgtcaagaagaaagagaggctCCTGAACCAGTTCTTGAAG GACAAGCTGGCTAAGGAGGAACACAACAGTGCTCTGAACCTTAATAAGATTAACACACAGTGGAGAACAGTCCTTCGGGAAGTCAAGACCAGAGAGCTTCATAAGGACATTGAGATCCTCAGCCAAACATTTGAACGCGTGGTGGACTGCAAGGACAGTGTTATCAAG TCTTTAGCAAAGGACCTGTCAGAAGCCGAGGAGCAGTATGCCCATGCCCTGCGCAGCCACTTGCATAACATCGACCAGCTCTTGGCCCTGCAGAGATGCCGGCTcaacctcctagaggaaaattACAACATGGAACTGGAGACCCTAACCAAGGAGTTTGAGACAGAAAG GAAGACAATTCTTGACCAACATGAAAAAGAGATTCACTACCTACAAGATGTCTTTATGGCCATGGAGCAGAACTACATAGATTCTGAGTATGAAAGCAAGCTGGAGTTCCAGAGCATGTGGGACGATCTCAAAAACAAG AATTTAGAAGAGAAGCACTTTCTAAGACTGCAACTGGAGAATATAGTAGAAGATCTGTGGAGAAGATTCCAGGATGCACTCAAGAATTACACTGATGCCACAGAGGATCGAAAGATTGCCTTCGAGACTTTAAAGGTGAAGGACGAGAAGAGCTCCAAAGAGATTGAAGCCcagatgaaaaaaatacagagactACAG GATTCcatacttattttaaaaggcaagatCATGGTGCACAGCCGCGAGACTGAAGAACAGAACCAGGACCTTCGTGACGACAAGGAGTTGGTCCTGGTACAGCTGCGAAAACTTAAGGCCCAGAGGGTTCAGGCCCGGGCAATATCACAGGAGAACTTAGTCAAACTCACTCTGCAAAGTAATGCCACCCTCAAGGCCCTGAGGAAGATTGTCGACAAG GGTGAAAAGATCCTTAAACTTGCTGAAATATGTAGGAAATttgaaacagaggaagaaaaagtgcTGCCTTTTTATTCATCAGTATTGACTCCAGAGGAACAGGAGGAGATAGAGAAAACTGACCCAAAAGAGTTTAATGAGGAGTTGGGAAAG GTGATAATGGACTATATAGGGATGGAGAATTTCTGGAaaaggtacaacaaagtgaaactgGAGCAACTGAGCCTTCAACACAGACGTGTCCAGTTGTTAGAAATCAATGAGAAGCTGCGGGAGATGCTCAAGCAGTACTTGGATGGCATCTCAGTGAGTGATGAAGTGCTGAGCCAGCTCAACCCACTCTTCATCGTCAATCATCGCAGCAACTTAACCCAGCCCCCGTCCATGCCTACAGCCCAGCCAGGTGACAAAAAACCTCCAACCACTTACAACACCATTGAAGCAGCCCATGTGATCTCCCACATCCTGTGA
- the FKBP11 gene encoding peptidyl-prolyl cis-trans isomerase FKBP11 isoform X1, whose product MTLRASLLPLRLLLLLLLSGAACRAEAGFETESPVRTLQVETLVEPPEPCAEPAAFGDTLHIHYSGSLVDGRIFDTSLTRDPLVIELGQKQVIPGLEQSLLDMCVGEKRRVIIPSHLAYGKRGFPPSIPADAELHFDVELIALIRANYWQKLVKGILPLVGMAMVPTLLGLIGYHLYKKASRPKVSKKKLKEEKRNKSKKK is encoded by the exons ATGACCCTGCGCGCCTCGCTTCTCCCGCtccggctgctgctgctgctgctgctgagcgGGGCGGCgtgccgggctgaggctgggttCGAAACCGAAAGTCCCGTCCGGACCCTCCAAGTGGAGACCCTG GTGGAGCCCCCGGAACCGTGTGCTGAGCCTGCTGCCTTTGGAGACACACTTCACATACACTACTCG GGCAGCTTGGTAGATGGACGCATCTTTGACACGTCTCTGACCAGAGACCCTCTGGTTATAGAACTTGGCCAAAAGCAGGTGATACCAG GTCTGGAGCAGAGCCTTCTAGACATGTGTGTAGG AGAGAAGCGAAGGGTAATCATTCCTTCTCACTTGGCCTATGGAAAACGGGGATTTCCACCGTCTATCCCAG CGGATGCAGAGCTGCATTTTGATGTGGAGCTGATTGCACTGATCCGAGCTAACTACTGGCAAAAGCTGGTGAAGGGCATTTTGCCTCTAGTAGGCATGGCCATGGTGCCAACCCTTCTGGGCCTCATTGGGTATCACCTGTACAAAAAGGCCAGCAGACCTAAAGTCTCCAAAAAGAAGCTCAAGGAAGAGAAACGaaacaagagcaaaaagaaataa